From a single Vanacampus margaritifer isolate UIUO_Vmar chromosome 15, RoL_Vmar_1.0, whole genome shotgun sequence genomic region:
- the rab3ip gene encoding rab-3A-interacting protein isoform X1, giving the protein MACSSAPTNAETLEGFHEVNLASPTTPDLLQNQAEQRPPVCHSTPPTSLYRAHSLGAPPAGLHSSLRADQLPTRPVYSTPPHAHNGSVQGLEADPAEATFLSGDDGGDECGGLSDSFSRLRSPSVMEVREKGYERLKDELAKAQRELLLKDEECERLSKVRDQLGQELEELTASLFQEAHKMVREANVKQANAEKQLKEALGKIDVLQAEVQALKTLVLSSPTSPVGELPNMGAGKAAFRKGHSRNKSTSSAILGTQADPSATQPIVRECREVDAQLFTEFKAWKEEPTLDRRCCFLERVYREDIYPCLTFSKSELGSSILESVEQNTLSVEPVGFQPLPVVKASAVECGGPKKCALSGQTKTCKHRIKFGDSSNYYFVSPYCRFRITAVCNFFTYIRYIHQGLVKQQDAEQMFWEVMQLRREMSLAKLGYFKDNL; this is encoded by the exons ATGGCCTGCAGCAGCGCTCCCACTAACGCCGAAACCCTGGAAGGCTTCCATGAGGTCAACCTGGCCTCGCCCACCACGCCCGACCTGCTGCAG AACCAAGCGGAGCAGCGCCCCCCCGTCTGCCACAGCACGCCGCCCACGTCCCTGTACCGCGCACACTCGCTGGGGGCGCCGCCCGCCGGCCTGCACTCGTCGCTGCGGGCCGACCAGCTCCCCACGCGGCCCGTCTACTCCACGCCGCCGCACGCTCACAATGGCAG CGTGCAGGGCTTGGAGGCGGACCCGGCCGAGGCCACCTTCCTGTCGGGCGACGACGGCGGCGACGAGTGCGGCGGCCTGAGCGACAGTTTCTCGCGCCTGCGCAGCCCGTCGGTCATGGAGGTGCGAGAGAAAGGATACGAGCGGCTCAAGGACGAGCTGGCCAAGGCGCAGCGG gAGCTGCTGTTAAAGGATGAGGAGTGTGAGAGGTTGTCAAAAGTGCGAGATCAGCTGGGCCAGGAACTGGAGGAGCTGACTGCCAGCCTCTTCCAG GAGGCCCACAAGATGGTGAGGGAGGCCAACGTCAAGCAGGCTAACGCCGAGAAGCAGCTAAAAGAAGCTCTGGGCAAG ATTGACGTCCTGCAGGCGGAGGTGCAGGCCCTGAAGACGCTGGTTCTGTCCTCGCCCACGTCCCCCGTGGGCGAGCTCCCCAACATGGGCGCAGGAAAGGCGGCCTTCCGGAAGGGCCACAGCAGGAACAAGAGCACCTCCTCGGCTATCTTGGGAACGCAGGCCGACCCGTCGGCCACGCAGCCCATCGTGCGAGAGTGTCGAGAG GTGGACGCGCAGCTGTTCACCGAGTTCAAGGCGTGGAAGGAGGAGCCCACGCTGGACCGCCGCTGCTGCTTCCTGGAACGGGTTTACCGCGAGGACATCTACCCGTGCCTCACCTTCAGCAAGAGCGAG CTGGGTTCGTCCATCTTGGAATCGGTGGAGCAGAACACGCTCAGCGTGGAGCCGGTGGGCTTCCAGCCGCTGCCCGTCGTCAAAGCCTCGGCCGTCGAGTGCGGCGGACCAAA GAAGTGCGCCCTGAGCGGCCAGACCAAAACCTGCAAGCACAGAATCAAGTTTGGGGACTCGTCCAACTATTACTTCGTGTCTCCGTACTGCCGATTCCGA ATCACGGCGGTGTGTAATTTCTTCACTTACATTCGATACATCCACCAGGGGCTCGTCAAGCAGCAGGACG ctgAACAGATGTTCTGGGAGGTGATGCAGTTGCGCCGGGAAATGTCCTTGGCCAAGCTGGGCTACTTTAAAGACAACctgtga
- the rab3ip gene encoding rab-3A-interacting protein isoform X2 has translation MACSSAPTNAETLEGFHEVNLASPTTPDLLQNQAEQRPPVCHSTPPTSLYRAHSLGAPPAGLHSSLRADQLPTRPVYSTPPHAHNGSVQGLEADPAEATFLSGDDGGDECGGLSDSFSRLRSPSVMEVREKGYERLKDELAKAQREAHKMVREANVKQANAEKQLKEALGKIDVLQAEVQALKTLVLSSPTSPVGELPNMGAGKAAFRKGHSRNKSTSSAILGTQADPSATQPIVRECREVDAQLFTEFKAWKEEPTLDRRCCFLERVYREDIYPCLTFSKSELGSSILESVEQNTLSVEPVGFQPLPVVKASAVECGGPKKCALSGQTKTCKHRIKFGDSSNYYFVSPYCRFRITAVCNFFTYIRYIHQGLVKQQDAEQMFWEVMQLRREMSLAKLGYFKDNL, from the exons ATGGCCTGCAGCAGCGCTCCCACTAACGCCGAAACCCTGGAAGGCTTCCATGAGGTCAACCTGGCCTCGCCCACCACGCCCGACCTGCTGCAG AACCAAGCGGAGCAGCGCCCCCCCGTCTGCCACAGCACGCCGCCCACGTCCCTGTACCGCGCACACTCGCTGGGGGCGCCGCCCGCCGGCCTGCACTCGTCGCTGCGGGCCGACCAGCTCCCCACGCGGCCCGTCTACTCCACGCCGCCGCACGCTCACAATGGCAG CGTGCAGGGCTTGGAGGCGGACCCGGCCGAGGCCACCTTCCTGTCGGGCGACGACGGCGGCGACGAGTGCGGCGGCCTGAGCGACAGTTTCTCGCGCCTGCGCAGCCCGTCGGTCATGGAGGTGCGAGAGAAAGGATACGAGCGGCTCAAGGACGAGCTGGCCAAGGCGCAGCGG GAGGCCCACAAGATGGTGAGGGAGGCCAACGTCAAGCAGGCTAACGCCGAGAAGCAGCTAAAAGAAGCTCTGGGCAAG ATTGACGTCCTGCAGGCGGAGGTGCAGGCCCTGAAGACGCTGGTTCTGTCCTCGCCCACGTCCCCCGTGGGCGAGCTCCCCAACATGGGCGCAGGAAAGGCGGCCTTCCGGAAGGGCCACAGCAGGAACAAGAGCACCTCCTCGGCTATCTTGGGAACGCAGGCCGACCCGTCGGCCACGCAGCCCATCGTGCGAGAGTGTCGAGAG GTGGACGCGCAGCTGTTCACCGAGTTCAAGGCGTGGAAGGAGGAGCCCACGCTGGACCGCCGCTGCTGCTTCCTGGAACGGGTTTACCGCGAGGACATCTACCCGTGCCTCACCTTCAGCAAGAGCGAG CTGGGTTCGTCCATCTTGGAATCGGTGGAGCAGAACACGCTCAGCGTGGAGCCGGTGGGCTTCCAGCCGCTGCCCGTCGTCAAAGCCTCGGCCGTCGAGTGCGGCGGACCAAA GAAGTGCGCCCTGAGCGGCCAGACCAAAACCTGCAAGCACAGAATCAAGTTTGGGGACTCGTCCAACTATTACTTCGTGTCTCCGTACTGCCGATTCCGA ATCACGGCGGTGTGTAATTTCTTCACTTACATTCGATACATCCACCAGGGGCTCGTCAAGCAGCAGGACG ctgAACAGATGTTCTGGGAGGTGATGCAGTTGCGCCGGGAAATGTCCTTGGCCAAGCTGGGCTACTTTAAAGACAACctgtga
- the rab3ip gene encoding rab-3A-interacting protein isoform X3: protein MVREANVKQANAEKQLKEALGKIDVLQAEVQALKTLVLSSPTSPVGELPNMGAGKAAFRKGHSRNKSTSSAILGTQADPSATQPIVRECREVDAQLFTEFKAWKEEPTLDRRCCFLERVYREDIYPCLTFSKSELGSSILESVEQNTLSVEPVGFQPLPVVKASAVECGGPKKCALSGQTKTCKHRIKFGDSSNYYFVSPYCRFRITAVCNFFTYIRYIHQGLVKQQDAEQMFWEVMQLRREMSLAKLGYFKDNL, encoded by the exons ATGGTGAGGGAGGCCAACGTCAAGCAGGCTAACGCCGAGAAGCAGCTAAAAGAAGCTCTGGGCAAG ATTGACGTCCTGCAGGCGGAGGTGCAGGCCCTGAAGACGCTGGTTCTGTCCTCGCCCACGTCCCCCGTGGGCGAGCTCCCCAACATGGGCGCAGGAAAGGCGGCCTTCCGGAAGGGCCACAGCAGGAACAAGAGCACCTCCTCGGCTATCTTGGGAACGCAGGCCGACCCGTCGGCCACGCAGCCCATCGTGCGAGAGTGTCGAGAG GTGGACGCGCAGCTGTTCACCGAGTTCAAGGCGTGGAAGGAGGAGCCCACGCTGGACCGCCGCTGCTGCTTCCTGGAACGGGTTTACCGCGAGGACATCTACCCGTGCCTCACCTTCAGCAAGAGCGAG CTGGGTTCGTCCATCTTGGAATCGGTGGAGCAGAACACGCTCAGCGTGGAGCCGGTGGGCTTCCAGCCGCTGCCCGTCGTCAAAGCCTCGGCCGTCGAGTGCGGCGGACCAAA GAAGTGCGCCCTGAGCGGCCAGACCAAAACCTGCAAGCACAGAATCAAGTTTGGGGACTCGTCCAACTATTACTTCGTGTCTCCGTACTGCCGATTCCGA ATCACGGCGGTGTGTAATTTCTTCACTTACATTCGATACATCCACCAGGGGCTCGTCAAGCAGCAGGACG ctgAACAGATGTTCTGGGAGGTGATGCAGTTGCGCCGGGAAATGTCCTTGGCCAAGCTGGGCTACTTTAAAGACAACctgtga
- the tmem19 gene encoding transmembrane protein 19 isoform X2, translated as MSNEAGGIPIKDTLKMMSDMILLCATLALSLFFWVLSLTLSVYSGSLQPVSPWRWLFSILVPLVLTIRARKRRSLDHSGALGALFVGFVLTMANLSFFSSLLAFFITSSKLTRWGAAKKKKIDADYKEGGQRNWVQVFCNGGIPTQLALLYMIEVGPGEMPIDFAQQYTASWMCLSLLGALACSAGDTWASEVGPVLSPSRPRLITTWEEVPEGTNGGVTHVGLAASFVGGLAVGVAYLASQVLFVSNLQQGAPQWPVVLYGGAAGLLGSLLDSLLGASMQYSGFDSRIGKVVSYESPTTHWICGKPILDNNAVNLFSSVLVALVLPGMAWGLWPH; from the exons ATGAGCAATGAGGCGGGCGGCATTCCCATAAAGGACACCTTGAAGATGATGAGCGACATGATCCTGCTGTGCGCCACTTTGGCGCTTTCCCTCTTTTTCTGGGTGCTTTCCCTCACCCTCAGCGTGTACTCCG GGTCGCTACAGCCCGTGTCGCCATGGCGATGGCTCTTCTCCATCCTGGTCCCGTTGGTGCTGACCATCCGAGCCCGAAAGAGACGCAGCCTGGATCATTCGGGGGCGCTGGGAG CACTTTTTGTGGGCTTCGTGCTGACCATGGCCAACTTGAGCTTCTTCTCGTCGCTGCTGGCCTTCTTCATCACTTCGTCCAAACTGACGCGTTGGGGCGCagctaagaagaagaaaattgacGCTGACTACAAAGAAG GGGGCCAGCGAAACTGGGTGCAGGTGTTCTGTAACGGCGGCATTCCAACACAGCTGGCGTTGCTCTACATGATTGAG GTGGGTCCCGGCGAGATGCCCATCGACTTTGCCCAGCAGTACACGGCGTCATGGATGTGCCTGTCGCTGCTGGGGGCTCTGGCGTGCAGCGCGGGCGACACCTGGGCCTCCGAGGTGGGGCCTGTCCTCAGCCCATCGCGGCCCAGGCTCATCACCACCTGGGAGGAGGTCCCCGAAG GAACCAACGGCGGTGTGACTCACGTGGGCCTGGCGGCGAGCTTCGTGGGCGGTCTGGCGGTGGGCGTGGCTTACTTGGCGTCACAGGTGCTATTCGTCAGCAATCTGCAGCAGGGCGCCCCCCAGTGGCCGGTGGTGCTGTACGGGGGCGCGGCCGGCCTGCTGGGCTCCCTCCTCGACTCCCTCCTGGGAGCCAGCATGCAGTACTCGG GTTTCGACTCCAGAATAGGGAAGGTGGTGAGCTACGAGTCGCCCACCACGCATTGGATCTGCGGAAAGCCCATCCTGGACAACAACGCTGTCAACCTCTTCTCGTCAGTCCTGGTGGCGCTCGTCCTGCCCGGAATGGCCTGGGGCTTGTGGCCGCACTAG
- the tmem19 gene encoding transmembrane protein 19 isoform X1 — protein MQRSVHKMSNEAGGIPIKDTLKMMSDMILLCATLALSLFFWVLSLTLSVYSGSLQPVSPWRWLFSILVPLVLTIRARKRRSLDHSGALGALFVGFVLTMANLSFFSSLLAFFITSSKLTRWGAAKKKKIDADYKEGGQRNWVQVFCNGGIPTQLALLYMIEVGPGEMPIDFAQQYTASWMCLSLLGALACSAGDTWASEVGPVLSPSRPRLITTWEEVPEGTNGGVTHVGLAASFVGGLAVGVAYLASQVLFVSNLQQGAPQWPVVLYGGAAGLLGSLLDSLLGASMQYSGFDSRIGKVVSYESPTTHWICGKPILDNNAVNLFSSVLVALVLPGMAWGLWPH, from the exons ATGCAGAGAAGCGTGCACAAGATGAGCAATGAGGCGGGCGGCATTCCCATAAAGGACACCTTGAAGATGATGAGCGACATGATCCTGCTGTGCGCCACTTTGGCGCTTTCCCTCTTTTTCTGGGTGCTTTCCCTCACCCTCAGCGTGTACTCCG GGTCGCTACAGCCCGTGTCGCCATGGCGATGGCTCTTCTCCATCCTGGTCCCGTTGGTGCTGACCATCCGAGCCCGAAAGAGACGCAGCCTGGATCATTCGGGGGCGCTGGGAG CACTTTTTGTGGGCTTCGTGCTGACCATGGCCAACTTGAGCTTCTTCTCGTCGCTGCTGGCCTTCTTCATCACTTCGTCCAAACTGACGCGTTGGGGCGCagctaagaagaagaaaattgacGCTGACTACAAAGAAG GGGGCCAGCGAAACTGGGTGCAGGTGTTCTGTAACGGCGGCATTCCAACACAGCTGGCGTTGCTCTACATGATTGAG GTGGGTCCCGGCGAGATGCCCATCGACTTTGCCCAGCAGTACACGGCGTCATGGATGTGCCTGTCGCTGCTGGGGGCTCTGGCGTGCAGCGCGGGCGACACCTGGGCCTCCGAGGTGGGGCCTGTCCTCAGCCCATCGCGGCCCAGGCTCATCACCACCTGGGAGGAGGTCCCCGAAG GAACCAACGGCGGTGTGACTCACGTGGGCCTGGCGGCGAGCTTCGTGGGCGGTCTGGCGGTGGGCGTGGCTTACTTGGCGTCACAGGTGCTATTCGTCAGCAATCTGCAGCAGGGCGCCCCCCAGTGGCCGGTGGTGCTGTACGGGGGCGCGGCCGGCCTGCTGGGCTCCCTCCTCGACTCCCTCCTGGGAGCCAGCATGCAGTACTCGG GTTTCGACTCCAGAATAGGGAAGGTGGTGAGCTACGAGTCGCCCACCACGCATTGGATCTGCGGAAAGCCCATCCTGGACAACAACGCTGTCAACCTCTTCTCGTCAGTCCTGGTGGCGCTCGTCCTGCCCGGAATGGCCTGGGGCTTGTGGCCGCACTAG
- the tmem19 gene encoding transmembrane protein 19 isoform X3: MQICGQSNRRPRDWKRFARLAAFPRIALQPPGSLQPVSPWRWLFSILVPLVLTIRARKRRSLDHSGALGALFVGFVLTMANLSFFSSLLAFFITSSKLTRWGAAKKKKIDADYKEGGQRNWVQVFCNGGIPTQLALLYMIEVGPGEMPIDFAQQYTASWMCLSLLGALACSAGDTWASEVGPVLSPSRPRLITTWEEVPEGTNGGVTHVGLAASFVGGLAVGVAYLASQVLFVSNLQQGAPQWPVVLYGGAAGLLGSLLDSLLGASMQYSGFDSRIGKVVSYESPTTHWICGKPILDNNAVNLFSSVLVALVLPGMAWGLWPH; the protein is encoded by the exons ATGCAAATATGTGGGCAATCGAACCGCCGACCACGCGATTGGAAACGTTTCGCTCGGCTCGCTGCTTTTCCGCGAATTGCACTGCAGCCGCCAG GGTCGCTACAGCCCGTGTCGCCATGGCGATGGCTCTTCTCCATCCTGGTCCCGTTGGTGCTGACCATCCGAGCCCGAAAGAGACGCAGCCTGGATCATTCGGGGGCGCTGGGAG CACTTTTTGTGGGCTTCGTGCTGACCATGGCCAACTTGAGCTTCTTCTCGTCGCTGCTGGCCTTCTTCATCACTTCGTCCAAACTGACGCGTTGGGGCGCagctaagaagaagaaaattgacGCTGACTACAAAGAAG GGGGCCAGCGAAACTGGGTGCAGGTGTTCTGTAACGGCGGCATTCCAACACAGCTGGCGTTGCTCTACATGATTGAG GTGGGTCCCGGCGAGATGCCCATCGACTTTGCCCAGCAGTACACGGCGTCATGGATGTGCCTGTCGCTGCTGGGGGCTCTGGCGTGCAGCGCGGGCGACACCTGGGCCTCCGAGGTGGGGCCTGTCCTCAGCCCATCGCGGCCCAGGCTCATCACCACCTGGGAGGAGGTCCCCGAAG GAACCAACGGCGGTGTGACTCACGTGGGCCTGGCGGCGAGCTTCGTGGGCGGTCTGGCGGTGGGCGTGGCTTACTTGGCGTCACAGGTGCTATTCGTCAGCAATCTGCAGCAGGGCGCCCCCCAGTGGCCGGTGGTGCTGTACGGGGGCGCGGCCGGCCTGCTGGGCTCCCTCCTCGACTCCCTCCTGGGAGCCAGCATGCAGTACTCGG GTTTCGACTCCAGAATAGGGAAGGTGGTGAGCTACGAGTCGCCCACCACGCATTGGATCTGCGGAAAGCCCATCCTGGACAACAACGCTGTCAACCTCTTCTCGTCAGTCCTGGTGGCGCTCGTCCTGCCCGGAATGGCCTGGGGCTTGTGGCCGCACTAG
- the tmem19 gene encoding transmembrane protein 19 isoform X4, whose protein sequence is MNPVKRGSLQPVSPWRWLFSILVPLVLTIRARKRRSLDHSGALGALFVGFVLTMANLSFFSSLLAFFITSSKLTRWGAAKKKKIDADYKEGGQRNWVQVFCNGGIPTQLALLYMIEVGPGEMPIDFAQQYTASWMCLSLLGALACSAGDTWASEVGPVLSPSRPRLITTWEEVPEGTNGGVTHVGLAASFVGGLAVGVAYLASQVLFVSNLQQGAPQWPVVLYGGAAGLLGSLLDSLLGASMQYSGFDSRIGKVVSYESPTTHWICGKPILDNNAVNLFSSVLVALVLPGMAWGLWPH, encoded by the exons ATGAATCCTGTCAAGCGTG GGTCGCTACAGCCCGTGTCGCCATGGCGATGGCTCTTCTCCATCCTGGTCCCGTTGGTGCTGACCATCCGAGCCCGAAAGAGACGCAGCCTGGATCATTCGGGGGCGCTGGGAG CACTTTTTGTGGGCTTCGTGCTGACCATGGCCAACTTGAGCTTCTTCTCGTCGCTGCTGGCCTTCTTCATCACTTCGTCCAAACTGACGCGTTGGGGCGCagctaagaagaagaaaattgacGCTGACTACAAAGAAG GGGGCCAGCGAAACTGGGTGCAGGTGTTCTGTAACGGCGGCATTCCAACACAGCTGGCGTTGCTCTACATGATTGAG GTGGGTCCCGGCGAGATGCCCATCGACTTTGCCCAGCAGTACACGGCGTCATGGATGTGCCTGTCGCTGCTGGGGGCTCTGGCGTGCAGCGCGGGCGACACCTGGGCCTCCGAGGTGGGGCCTGTCCTCAGCCCATCGCGGCCCAGGCTCATCACCACCTGGGAGGAGGTCCCCGAAG GAACCAACGGCGGTGTGACTCACGTGGGCCTGGCGGCGAGCTTCGTGGGCGGTCTGGCGGTGGGCGTGGCTTACTTGGCGTCACAGGTGCTATTCGTCAGCAATCTGCAGCAGGGCGCCCCCCAGTGGCCGGTGGTGCTGTACGGGGGCGCGGCCGGCCTGCTGGGCTCCCTCCTCGACTCCCTCCTGGGAGCCAGCATGCAGTACTCGG GTTTCGACTCCAGAATAGGGAAGGTGGTGAGCTACGAGTCGCCCACCACGCATTGGATCTGCGGAAAGCCCATCCTGGACAACAACGCTGTCAACCTCTTCTCGTCAGTCCTGGTGGCGCTCGTCCTGCCCGGAATGGCCTGGGGCTTGTGGCCGCACTAG